Proteins co-encoded in one Bacillus infantis NRRL B-14911 genomic window:
- a CDS encoding S-layer homology domain-containing protein: MGKKRSKFGHLLMSSMLTGGMLAPFSSAVQAEEALKLDSLLITEIAPDIKGAEDYEYFELHNPTAQEINLKDFQFYYVYTDGKGGDLPLSFEEYVLKPNETVVLWYNKSSKTKEDFRDHYEAELPDEAILEFTGSGFTGMANTGNRGIKIVDGQNAEVSFASYVRDETGEGLSKHFKSQPESAEMLPFQIKGAPSPGIISAGQISVPEGENNTAPVITHTPADTVEGSQDLQIEAVIEDDQELLTAVVYYQSHASMKWKSVPLVKNGDNTYAAAIPSADYLGGTLSYYIEAADGMNTTAFPADKSMPVQTKIETVQETEPQSKPRLMITEITPDTADVNGKDGYEFIEIYNNADQAINLKDYQIIYRYPNNNQLNWDLAEDKMIEPQSSAVVWIKNGANDETGLESFNENYGTSLDASQVIEIHNDGMANGSERTLIIADDLGTEIAQASYNNSSADVYQNSGITYKTPAAGRDMVKAGISEKAAPGSVLPGQVPSEPVKLSDDSEAPVITHEVQTEIEGGQDAVISATVTDNTEVQAVSLSYRAAEAAEWKTVKMLVSGQAENVYEAVIPEADLRSKQIVYKIEATDGINSSSTGEATADITPAQYAKNEVPPLLITEVVPDSTNVNGLDGYEFIEVYNNTDKPINFKDYKIRYRYPMEGPEADLIWGPEKEDIIIPSGEAVVFWIINTGNTDKTAKDFNSNYSSNLEENKNLFKMVSNGMANTGDRGIVIATNTGREIAASFYNDEPNKKDTAANKGIFYAFPTDKTTKMVKISAGADNATPGAVMKAQVPAAKAELKEDTKAPAIEDLSSITEVNEKEDLQLLFDAADDQDVKTMRLFYRTDSNGAYRSADLQPSYDDGLYHFKIYSPELIGKDKVEYYTLVSDGTHTIESEPAGIKITGGEEETGLRLNVKNDSIVTKETILKAASASGSYENIKLKIDGESVAAETYKALEKQAYFAFDVKKTNLFFQNGVTMGDEVLKIFDDTINSYVTMTVPIEPDKLSLNEPAVISVRSGTKVSPFDQESEENRDDFYIKNARLVLSDGTVIYDPAYSDKEKELTVGDAGSAKPVYDFSFEVPEEKFAAKAYKWNTLEAGEGEHTITATEGADSASSTVIVDNSAPVISASVENGKEYKGSFTLDADVEDEWSGVTSVSATLDGKEVTLPYDTGSAQLDPGSHTFEITAIDLVGNTGKESVVFKTADEHPAKPKALSPEDGAKDVKTDAKLSVEVSDPTNDDLSVRFYKGFEYKPADAEVSVFSNSADREPPAEMIPAGETLLAAAEEDKMNDKDGEYVTTSSVEKFPYQRFEVKVDSEVDETDIIQIDWEGKSLLGRKVSMYVWNFDSEKWEVQQWKVADQDDFTLTASVQGKQYMKDQKIQVMVQDEISAETPFDYTMVWMSDTQYYSESYPHIYKKMVDWVAANKENLKIPYVFHTGDLVDVSTDPQQWAYADEYMNVLEDANIPYGVLAGNHDVDHKTNDYTQYSQYFGEERFADKPYYGGSYKDNRGHYDLISVNGNDYIMVYMGWGVEDADLEWLKDVLAQYPDRMAFLNFHEYLLVSGNRSPLGNKIFEEIVKPNKNVLAVLCGHYHDSETLVDEIDDDGDGTPDRKVYQMLADYQGGPEGGQGYMRLLHVNPSENKIYVKTYSPYLNDYNFYDADSYPGKDEFVIDLPLEPKEKVVSTDRLEVKVYTDSQIGETQTLSGKKAAETGWAGLEANKLYGWYVRVNDEFSGEALSDIWSFTTGNGTGGGDNGNQGPAQPSQPPAAPPAEQKPGEILLPAGAVQIERKQNEIVTAVQGSQVPGIISMLNGEKKVIPIMLEKTAKGETAAASIPAVLFRDAAAKQKDAFIRIKNGEASITLPVSQIQTAELAEKMGTDVENLSIVISVNEAAEPAFKEMAEKNKLTLASKVMEFTAEAAAGEKKQALENFSSYLNYELAGSKEFNAKTASVIRLNSTGAISSVPALFKGRTAEFKSLAGTVFAVSEDKVSFPDVDRKSWPADYIETLASKHIIKGKADGTYAPLEEMTRAQFTVLLVRALGLPAVDYDNRFKDVKGTEWFNSEGELMAAVQTGIIQGKEDGNFAPNERVTRAQAAAMISRAMDIPFIGFNKNVLEESKKASDFKDAAQFAPWAKEGIEAVYQAGIVSGREDGRFDPNGYTRRDHMAKILANFLIAAGLMDDTITK; encoded by the coding sequence ATGGGGAAAAAGAGATCGAAATTTGGTCATTTGCTGATGAGTTCAATGCTTACGGGCGGCATGCTGGCGCCTTTTTCGTCTGCGGTTCAGGCGGAGGAAGCGCTGAAGCTTGATTCGCTGCTGATTACGGAAATTGCTCCTGACATTAAGGGTGCAGAGGATTATGAGTATTTTGAGCTGCATAATCCAACAGCTCAGGAGATAAACCTTAAAGACTTTCAGTTTTACTATGTATATACAGACGGGAAAGGCGGAGATTTGCCTTTATCTTTTGAAGAGTATGTTCTGAAGCCGAATGAAACCGTCGTTCTCTGGTATAACAAAAGTTCCAAAACCAAAGAGGATTTCCGGGACCATTATGAAGCTGAGCTGCCGGATGAAGCAATTCTTGAGTTCACAGGAAGCGGATTCACAGGGATGGCCAACACTGGCAATAGGGGAATAAAAATTGTCGACGGCCAGAATGCCGAGGTTTCTTTTGCCAGCTATGTTAGGGATGAAACAGGAGAAGGGCTCTCTAAGCATTTTAAAAGCCAGCCGGAATCAGCAGAAATGCTCCCATTTCAGATTAAAGGAGCACCTTCACCGGGAATAATTAGTGCTGGTCAAATTTCCGTGCCAGAGGGAGAAAATAATACGGCTCCAGTCATCACCCATACTCCTGCCGATACGGTGGAAGGCAGCCAGGATCTTCAAATCGAAGCGGTTATAGAGGATGACCAGGAGCTGCTGACTGCTGTGGTTTATTATCAGAGCCATGCAAGCATGAAGTGGAAGTCTGTCCCTCTTGTTAAAAATGGTGACAATACATATGCAGCGGCAATACCGTCTGCCGACTATTTGGGCGGTACACTTTCCTATTATATCGAAGCAGCAGATGGAATGAATACAACTGCCTTTCCGGCAGATAAATCAATGCCTGTTCAAACAAAGATAGAAACTGTTCAAGAAACAGAACCCCAGTCAAAGCCAAGGCTGATGATCACGGAAATCACTCCTGATACTGCAGATGTTAATGGCAAGGATGGGTACGAGTTCATTGAAATCTATAATAATGCCGATCAGGCAATAAACCTGAAAGATTATCAAATCATATATCGATACCCGAATAATAACCAGCTAAATTGGGATCTTGCTGAAGATAAGATGATAGAGCCGCAGAGCTCTGCCGTGGTCTGGATCAAAAATGGGGCCAATGATGAAACCGGGCTGGAAAGCTTCAATGAGAATTACGGCACCAGCCTGGATGCCAGCCAGGTCATTGAAATTCATAATGATGGGATGGCAAACGGATCGGAACGCACGCTGATCATAGCCGATGATCTTGGCACAGAGATTGCGCAAGCGTCTTATAATAACAGCAGTGCTGATGTATACCAGAATAGCGGCATCACTTATAAAACTCCAGCAGCCGGCAGAGATATGGTGAAGGCTGGAATCAGCGAAAAAGCAGCACCAGGGTCAGTTCTGCCTGGACAGGTACCTTCAGAACCGGTGAAGCTGTCAGATGACAGTGAAGCTCCAGTCATTACCCATGAAGTACAGACTGAAATTGAAGGCGGACAGGATGCGGTGATTTCAGCAACCGTTACAGATAACACAGAAGTGCAGGCTGTTTCCCTCTCTTACCGGGCTGCAGAAGCAGCTGAATGGAAAACGGTCAAAATGCTTGTAAGCGGGCAAGCTGAAAATGTTTATGAAGCAGTCATCCCTGAAGCGGATCTGCGGTCAAAACAGATTGTCTACAAAATAGAAGCAACCGACGGAATCAACTCCAGCAGCACCGGTGAGGCTACAGCGGATATCACACCGGCCCAATATGCGAAGAATGAAGTGCCGCCGCTGCTCATTACTGAAGTTGTGCCTGATTCTACTAATGTGAACGGCTTGGATGGCTATGAATTTATTGAAGTATATAACAATACAGATAAACCTATTAACTTTAAGGATTATAAAATCCGCTACCGCTATCCGATGGAAGGGCCCGAAGCAGACTTGATCTGGGGGCCGGAAAAAGAGGATATTATTATACCTTCAGGTGAAGCTGTTGTTTTCTGGATTATCAACACAGGAAATACTGATAAAACAGCAAAAGACTTTAACAGCAATTACTCTTCCAATCTCGAAGAAAATAAGAATCTCTTTAAAATGGTTTCCAATGGGATGGCCAATACAGGGGACAGGGGCATTGTCATTGCGACTAATACCGGCCGGGAAATAGCAGCGTCCTTCTATAATGATGAGCCGAATAAGAAGGATACTGCTGCCAATAAGGGCATATTTTATGCATTTCCTACTGATAAAACAACCAAAATGGTCAAAATCAGTGCGGGGGCAGACAATGCAACCCCTGGTGCGGTCATGAAGGCCCAGGTCCCGGCAGCAAAGGCAGAGCTTAAGGAAGACACAAAAGCACCTGCCATTGAGGATCTTTCCAGTATCACAGAAGTAAACGAGAAGGAAGATCTGCAGCTCCTGTTTGACGCCGCAGATGACCAGGATGTAAAAACAATGCGCCTCTTCTACAGAACGGACAGCAATGGGGCATACAGATCGGCTGATCTGCAGCCAAGCTATGATGATGGCCTCTATCATTTCAAAATCTACTCTCCGGAGCTGATTGGAAAAGATAAAGTCGAGTATTATACGCTCGTTTCAGATGGAACCCATACAATCGAGTCAGAGCCGGCAGGGATTAAAATAACAGGCGGAGAAGAAGAAACAGGACTGCGCCTGAATGTTAAGAATGACTCTATTGTTACAAAAGAGACAATTCTTAAAGCAGCCTCTGCTTCGGGCAGTTATGAAAATATCAAACTCAAAATCGATGGAGAGAGTGTTGCAGCAGAAACCTATAAAGCGCTGGAAAAACAGGCCTACTTTGCATTTGATGTTAAAAAGACAAATTTATTTTTCCAAAATGGCGTTACGATGGGTGATGAAGTTTTAAAGATATTTGACGATACGATCAATTCATATGTAACAATGACTGTTCCTATTGAACCGGACAAGCTTTCATTGAATGAACCGGCTGTCATCTCCGTCCGCTCAGGCACAAAGGTATCTCCTTTTGATCAGGAATCAGAGGAAAACCGTGATGACTTTTATATTAAAAATGCCAGACTAGTCCTAAGCGACGGGACTGTCATATATGACCCGGCATACAGCGACAAGGAAAAGGAATTGACTGTCGGAGACGCAGGCTCAGCCAAGCCTGTATATGATTTCTCTTTCGAGGTGCCGGAAGAAAAATTCGCTGCCAAAGCTTATAAGTGGAATACCCTTGAAGCCGGAGAGGGCGAGCATACAATAACAGCCACCGAAGGGGCTGACTCAGCATCATCGACAGTGATTGTCGATAATTCTGCACCAGTCATCTCAGCTTCTGTAGAAAATGGCAAGGAATATAAAGGCAGCTTTACACTGGACGCGGATGTAGAAGATGAATGGTCCGGGGTAACCTCCGTATCAGCCACTCTTGATGGCAAGGAAGTTACCCTGCCATATGATACTGGCTCTGCCCAGCTGGATCCGGGCTCACATACCTTTGAAATCACTGCAATCGACCTGGTCGGCAATACAGGTAAAGAATCTGTAGTGTTTAAAACTGCTGATGAACATCCTGCCAAGCCGAAGGCACTTTCTCCCGAAGACGGGGCAAAAGATGTAAAAACAGATGCGAAGCTGTCAGTAGAGGTTTCCGACCCTACTAATGATGATCTGTCTGTCAGATTTTACAAAGGCTTTGAATACAAGCCGGCAGATGCAGAAGTAAGTGTCTTCTCCAACTCAGCTGACAGGGAGCCTCCGGCAGAAATGATTCCGGCAGGGGAGACTTTGCTGGCTGCAGCAGAGGAAGATAAAATGAACGATAAGGATGGCGAGTATGTAACAACGTCATCTGTAGAAAAATTCCCTTATCAGCGATTCGAAGTTAAGGTCGATTCGGAAGTAGATGAAACAGACATCATCCAGATAGACTGGGAAGGGAAATCCCTTTTGGGAAGAAAAGTCAGCATGTATGTCTGGAATTTTGATAGTGAAAAGTGGGAGGTCCAGCAGTGGAAGGTGGCAGATCAGGATGATTTCACTCTGACTGCTTCAGTGCAGGGCAAACAATATATGAAGGACCAAAAGATACAAGTGATGGTCCAGGATGAAATTTCAGCAGAAACGCCATTTGATTATACAATGGTTTGGATGTCGGATACGCAATATTATTCAGAGAGCTACCCGCATATTTATAAAAAAATGGTAGACTGGGTGGCAGCCAACAAGGAGAATCTGAAAATCCCTTATGTTTTCCATACAGGAGATTTGGTTGATGTTTCCACAGATCCCCAGCAATGGGCATATGCCGATGAGTATATGAACGTGCTCGAAGATGCAAATATACCTTACGGGGTCCTGGCAGGCAATCATGATGTAGATCATAAAACCAATGATTATACCCAATACTCCCAGTATTTTGGAGAAGAGAGATTTGCAGACAAGCCGTATTATGGAGGATCTTATAAAGACAATCGCGGCCATTACGACCTTATCAGTGTAAATGGCAATGATTATATTATGGTCTATATGGGCTGGGGCGTTGAGGATGCTGATCTTGAATGGCTGAAGGATGTGCTTGCCCAATATCCGGACCGGATGGCGTTCCTGAACTTCCATGAATACCTTCTTGTTTCGGGCAATAGAAGTCCGCTTGGAAACAAAATCTTTGAAGAAATTGTAAAGCCAAATAAAAACGTGCTGGCCGTCCTTTGCGGCCATTATCATGATAGCGAAACGCTCGTTGATGAGATTGATGATGACGGGGATGGCACACCGGACCGGAAAGTGTACCAAATGCTGGCTGACTACCAGGGAGGGCCTGAAGGCGGACAGGGATATATGCGTCTCCTGCATGTCAATCCTTCAGAAAATAAGATATATGTAAAAACTTACTCTCCGTATCTGAACGATTATAATTTCTACGATGCAGATTCTTATCCGGGCAAAGATGAGTTTGTGATCGATCTTCCATTGGAGCCGAAGGAGAAGGTCGTCTCCACTGACAGGCTTGAGGTGAAGGTTTATACAGACAGCCAGATCGGGGAGACTCAGACCCTGTCAGGAAAGAAAGCGGCGGAAACAGGATGGGCCGGCCTGGAGGCCAATAAACTGTACGGATGGTATGTCCGGGTGAATGATGAATTCTCAGGGGAAGCATTGTCAGATATCTGGTCATTCACTACCGGCAATGGAACTGGCGGGGGAGACAATGGGAACCAGGGTCCAGCCCAGCCATCGCAGCCGCCTGCAGCACCTCCTGCAGAGCAAAAGCCGGGAGAAATTCTTCTTCCAGCCGGTGCAGTGCAGATTGAACGGAAGCAGAACGAGATTGTCACTGCTGTCCAGGGCAGCCAGGTTCCGGGAATTATCAGCATGCTGAATGGGGAAAAGAAAGTAATTCCTATCATGCTGGAGAAGACTGCGAAGGGTGAAACAGCAGCAGCAAGCATTCCTGCAGTTCTCTTCAGGGATGCCGCAGCTAAGCAGAAAGATGCATTCATCCGCATAAAGAATGGTGAAGCAAGCATTACCCTGCCAGTCAGCCAGATTCAGACAGCAGAGCTGGCGGAAAAAATGGGGACCGATGTCGAGAATCTATCCATCGTCATCTCTGTTAATGAAGCAGCTGAACCTGCTTTTAAAGAAATGGCAGAAAAGAATAAGCTGACTTTGGCATCAAAGGTGATGGAATTTACTGCAGAAGCGGCAGCTGGAGAGAAGAAGCAGGCGCTGGAAAACTTCAGCAGTTATTTAAACTATGAGCTGGCAGGCAGCAAAGAATTCAATGCTAAAACCGCTTCTGTCATCCGTTTGAACAGCACTGGTGCTATTTCATCAGTACCAGCACTGTTCAAGGGCAGAACAGCAGAATTTAAATCATTGGCCGGAACTGTCTTTGCAGTTTCAGAAGATAAGGTATCCTTCCCGGATGTAGACAGGAAAAGCTGGCCGGCTGATTATATAGAGACCCTCGCATCCAAACATATCATTAAAGGAAAAGCAGATGGAACATACGCACCGCTAGAAGAGATGACCAGGGCACAATTCACTGTTTTGCTTGTCCGCGCCCTCGGCCTTCCGGCTGTGGATTATGACAATCGCTTTAAGGATGTAAAAGGGACTGAATGGTTCAACAGCGAAGGTGAATTGATGGCAGCTGTTCAAACGGGCATCATTCAGGGCAAAGAGGATGGGAATTTTGCCCCGAATGAGAGGGTTACAAGGGCACAGGCCGCTGCCATGATCAGCCGTGCTATGGACATTCCGTTCATTGGCTTTAACAAGAATGTGTTAGAAGAGAGTAAGAAAGCTTCAGATTTCAAGGATGCCGCCCAATTTGCACCATGGGCGAAAGAAGGAATTGAAGCTGTTTATCAGGCTGGTATAGTATCTGGGCGTGAGGATGGCCGTTTTGACCCGAATGGCTATACAAGGCGAGATCATATGGCCAAAATTCTGGCGAACTTCCTTATAGCCGCCGGTTTGATGGATGATACAATTACAAAGTGA
- the sinI gene encoding DNA-binding anti-repressor SinI, whose translation MGMSNEVEKEWIELLLEARNVGLTLGEVESFFRREHDFWIRQENITETD comes from the coding sequence ATGGGTATGAGTAATGAAGTAGAAAAAGAGTGGATCGAATTATTGCTGGAAGCAAGAAATGTTGGTTTGACCTTGGGAGAAGTAGAGAGCTTTTTTAGAAGAGAACATGATTTTTGGATCAGGCAGGAAAATATAACAGAAACTGATTGA
- a CDS encoding alpha/beta hydrolase, producing MKTTKRGISYKSIKSANPDAETVVLTHGLGLDSTVWNLILPQLADYHIILFDFRGHGYSSAANGSLSWDILNDDFESVLDEAGCSSFHFIGQGLGAYFGSQWQDQHPGSILSFIVFSTPAINLADCIRKSPSEKNLPLIDKEGLADFWITHLLYKSIGPNSFLIRDACSRLDLPSYFLARELISGSSIIHFKHMEIPALFLAGEFDHFYPASVVMLSSDYIRKSRKYIIPSASHLIQLDQPELTLSKCREFLADPAVMSAVKPDSGSSYTQKLLLQLEAAFETPPPNGDKIEVFMLDEFKVTAGNTIIEGKWNQRKAKEILAYLCLHGPVSRNIIAEVFWPSLPVANAQNQLRVSLTHLRKIFQSGGIPDPFTIENNIISINRAIEIDALKFFHLLNQALEAENWAVIKLLKSKVSGKIPPKLMPQFKAKWADDYRRDLELSIIRLLNLTYKKHMHMREISEALNDMQLLLKLASEDTKLYKEISDLYQKVSMAPIEIWEPA from the coding sequence ATGAAAACGACTAAACGAGGAATAAGCTATAAGTCGATTAAATCAGCCAATCCTGATGCAGAGACTGTTGTCCTCACACATGGACTTGGTCTGGACAGCACTGTATGGAACCTTATTCTTCCTCAGTTAGCAGATTATCACATCATACTATTTGACTTTAGGGGTCACGGATACAGCAGTGCTGCAAATGGATCTTTATCCTGGGATATACTGAATGACGATTTCGAATCAGTATTGGACGAGGCAGGGTGCTCCTCTTTTCATTTTATCGGTCAGGGCTTGGGAGCTTATTTCGGCTCACAGTGGCAGGACCAGCATCCTGGCAGCATCCTGTCGTTCATTGTCTTTTCCACGCCAGCCATCAATTTGGCCGATTGCATAAGAAAATCACCTTCAGAGAAAAACTTGCCGCTAATTGATAAAGAGGGGCTGGCAGATTTTTGGATCACACATCTTCTTTATAAATCGATCGGCCCCAATTCTTTTCTTATAAGAGATGCTTGCTCAAGGCTTGATTTGCCATCTTATTTTTTGGCAAGGGAGTTAATCTCTGGTTCTTCAATTATTCATTTTAAACATATGGAGATACCAGCCTTGTTTTTAGCCGGGGAATTTGATCACTTTTATCCGGCCTCCGTTGTCATGCTGAGCAGCGATTATATCAGAAAAAGCAGAAAATACATCATTCCTTCAGCATCCCATTTAATACAGCTGGATCAGCCTGAACTGACACTATCCAAATGCCGGGAGTTTCTGGCCGATCCGGCAGTGATGTCGGCAGTGAAGCCCGATTCGGGAAGCTCTTATACGCAAAAGCTGCTTCTCCAATTGGAGGCAGCTTTTGAGACGCCTCCTCCAAATGGAGATAAGATTGAAGTTTTCATGCTTGATGAGTTTAAAGTGACAGCGGGAAATACAATAATTGAAGGAAAATGGAATCAGCGCAAGGCGAAAGAAATTCTCGCTTACCTGTGCCTGCATGGACCAGTTTCCAGGAATATTATTGCGGAGGTCTTCTGGCCTTCCCTGCCTGTAGCCAATGCCCAGAACCAGCTGCGCGTCAGTTTGACGCACCTGCGTAAAATTTTTCAAAGCGGCGGGATTCCTGACCCCTTTACGATTGAAAACAACATCATTTCCATAAATAGAGCTATAGAAATCGACGCCCTGAAATTCTTCCACCTGTTGAATCAGGCGCTCGAAGCAGAGAACTGGGCTGTTATAAAGCTGTTAAAATCAAAGGTATCAGGCAAGATTCCGCCGAAGCTTATGCCGCAGTTCAAAGCCAAATGGGCAGATGACTACAGGAGGGACTTAGAACTCTCCATCATCAGACTGCTCAATCTAACTTATAAGAAGCATATGCATATGAGAGAAATTTCTGAAGCATTAAATGATATGCAGCTGCTCCTGAAGCTGGCTTCAGAGGATACAAAGCTATATAAGGAAATCAGCGATCTATACCAGAAAGTCAGTATGGCTCCTATTGAAATCTGGGAACCTGCTTAA
- a CDS encoding methyl-accepting chemotaxis protein, whose translation MGNKKNDVIKKIMVYMLNVAMQAAVSGMIIIAIYSLIFKKQVFSAESAALLGLIIIAFILSGFINFASYAKPFNEIQRFVERVSKGDLSKPADIKQLGPLKSISAPLEHMRAGLQELIARVKDTGGTVSRSSGSLEQRVAETNESLQGIKKQIMEFQQTVYQQLQSANEVAVTMDEMSVGVSNTAETSSLVNQASAETASLAISGKHQVLEAAEKMHGIDQSFNSLEEAISSFLEGSKRIAVITKEISDIAGQTNLLALNASIEAARAGEHGKGFAVVAHEVGNLASQTNQSASNISAIIQQLQGDADATSAAMKKTNQDVIGGKLSIEAVVQSFENILGSVDNVNGRIQEISAVSEQMAAGSEEVAASVEELSSQFQHVNERLVEVVSHVDGQTADMETVKEESEALNDIAANLNGLLQKFKVES comes from the coding sequence ATGGGGAATAAAAAGAATGATGTCATTAAAAAAATAATGGTTTATATGCTGAATGTCGCAATGCAGGCTGCTGTCTCAGGCATGATCATCATAGCCATCTATTCATTGATTTTCAAAAAGCAGGTGTTCTCGGCAGAATCAGCTGCTTTGCTGGGATTGATCATCATAGCATTTATCCTCTCAGGATTTATTAATTTTGCTTCGTATGCAAAGCCGTTCAATGAAATCCAGCGTTTTGTGGAGCGGGTGAGCAAGGGAGATCTGTCAAAGCCGGCTGACATTAAGCAGCTGGGACCGCTGAAAAGCATCAGTGCACCGCTTGAGCATATGAGAGCCGGCCTTCAGGAGCTGATTGCACGTGTCAAGGATACCGGAGGTACTGTATCCAGGTCCTCAGGTTCATTAGAGCAAAGAGTCGCAGAGACGAATGAGAGCCTCCAGGGAATCAAAAAGCAGATCATGGAATTTCAGCAGACTGTCTATCAGCAGCTGCAATCGGCCAATGAAGTTGCTGTCACGATGGATGAGATGTCGGTAGGCGTCAGCAACACAGCTGAAACCTCAAGCCTGGTCAATCAGGCTTCAGCAGAAACGGCCAGCCTTGCCATTTCAGGAAAGCATCAGGTGCTTGAGGCTGCTGAAAAAATGCATGGTATCGACCAGTCCTTCAATTCACTTGAAGAGGCCATTAGCAGCTTCCTTGAAGGTTCAAAAAGAATTGCCGTTATAACGAAGGAAATATCGGACATTGCCGGACAGACAAATCTGCTGGCACTGAATGCAAGCATAGAAGCGGCCAGGGCCGGGGAGCATGGGAAGGGGTTTGCGGTTGTCGCCCATGAAGTAGGGAATCTGGCCAGCCAGACCAATCAGTCTGCCTCCAACATATCAGCCATCATCCAGCAGCTCCAGGGGGATGCGGATGCCACATCCGCTGCGATGAAAAAGACCAATCAGGATGTAATAGGCGGCAAGCTATCCATCGAGGCTGTTGTACAATCCTTTGAAAACATATTGGGATCTGTAGATAACGTGAACGGGCGCATCCAGGAAATATCGGCGGTCAGTGAACAAATGGCAGCAGGAAGTGAAGAGGTGGCAGCAAGTGTTGAAGAGTTATCCTCTCAATTCCAGCATGTCAATGAACGGCTGGTGGAAGTTGTCAGCCATGTTGACGGCCAAACTGCGGATATGGAGACAGTCAAAGAAGAATCGGAAGCCCTTAATGATATTGCTGCAAACCTTAATGGGCTGCTTCAAAAATTTAAGGTTGAAAGCTGA
- a CDS encoding helix-turn-helix domain-containing protein, whose amino-acid sequence MRTGALIKYYRTKKGMTQRELAQGVCSISHLSKIENNSKEAHDGTIDLLLNKLGITLQQAEDKQEQFGSMIEDFITKLIYYQKEQAEAAFQTLSKAEELITFTPYINYYSLWKYRYLIFVGDINGAAAQREHLGKIKKNFSQHETYLYSYFNALSLIQTGQLEKADNILSTLIEDKVKESAIGAGDLFYHYGLVKSMKEESGAAVHYGKKALGHFSDQFNFKRILHTLMLLGINYTHAGIYHEAAECFRHLLRNIEALKIETALLPQIYHNMGYLYRRTNELKKASLYYKKSLALHPVESSNYLISLYSYAETLHKLGDNDSRKHFEKLKLLAQKASSRKYELMSHYHLTSFADESKAVEFLQERLLPFLEKTDEHENELEEFYQVLARHLIHHGEYEKAIQYISKYREELQ is encoded by the coding sequence ATGAGAACCGGAGCGCTAATCAAGTATTACCGGACAAAAAAAGGGATGACACAGAGGGAATTGGCCCAAGGTGTCTGCTCCATCTCCCACCTTAGCAAAATAGAAAACAACTCCAAAGAAGCCCATGATGGCACGATCGACTTATTGCTGAACAAGCTTGGCATCACTTTACAGCAGGCAGAAGATAAGCAGGAACAGTTCGGGAGTATGATTGAGGATTTTATCACCAAGCTGATCTACTATCAAAAGGAACAGGCAGAAGCAGCATTCCAAACCCTGTCTAAAGCAGAAGAGCTGATCACCTTTACTCCTTACATAAACTACTATTCTCTCTGGAAATACCGCTATCTTATCTTCGTCGGAGATATAAATGGAGCAGCGGCTCAGAGAGAGCATCTAGGCAAGATAAAAAAGAATTTTTCCCAACATGAAACCTATTTATACAGCTACTTTAATGCGTTATCTTTAATACAGACAGGTCAGCTGGAAAAAGCAGACAATATCCTCAGCACCCTGATCGAGGATAAAGTGAAGGAAAGCGCCATCGGAGCCGGGGATTTGTTTTACCATTACGGACTTGTCAAAAGCATGAAGGAAGAGTCAGGGGCAGCCGTCCACTATGGAAAGAAAGCACTGGGACATTTTTCAGACCAGTTCAATTTCAAGCGGATTCTGCACACCCTGATGCTGCTGGGCATCAATTATACCCACGCAGGCATTTATCATGAGGCAGCCGAGTGCTTCAGGCATCTGCTCAGGAACATTGAGGCGCTGAAGATCGAGACAGCCCTGCTGCCGCAGATTTACCATAATATGGGCTATCTGTACAGAAGGACCAATGAACTGAAGAAGGCATCATTGTATTACAAAAAAAGCCTGGCCCTTCATCCGGTCGAGTCGTCCAACTATTTGATCAGTCTGTATTCATATGCCGAGACTCTTCACAAGCTCGGCGACAATGACAGCAGAAAGCATTTTGAAAAACTGAAACTGCTTGCACAGAAAGCCAGCTCCAGAAAGTATGAGCTGATGTCCCATTATCACCTCACCAGTTTTGCAGATGAAAGCAAGGCTGTAGAGTTTTTGCAGGAAAGGCTCCTGCCTTTTCTTGAAAAGACCGATGAGCACGAGAATGAGCTGGAGGAATTCTATCAGGTGCTTGCAAGGCATCTGATTCATCATGGCGAGTACGAAAAGGCAATCCAATATATCTCAAAGTACAGGGAGGAATTACAGTAA